The sequence TCGGCGCCATCCAGCTCTCCCTCGGCCTGCTCCGCCTCGGAGGCATTATCAAGTACGTCTCCCACGCCGTCGTCATCGGCTTCACTGCCGGCGCCGGCATCCTAATCGCCTTCAACCAGATCAAGAACCTGATCGGTATCCAGTTTCAGGAGCGCCCGGAGCACTTCTACCAGGTGATCGGAGCCACCTTCCAGCAAATCGGCAATACCAATCCCTACGCCCTCGCTGTGGGGATCCTCACCATCGCCCTCGTAATCGTCGTCCCTCGCCTCAACGCCAAGCTGCCTGGCGCCTTCATCGCCGTCGTCGTAAGCGGCGCCTTTTCCTATCTGCTGGGCTGGCACGAACCTAGCGTCGGAGAATGGAGAGTGGAAATCGTCAAGGACCTCGAGCCCATCCAAGCCTCCTTCGCCAACATGATCCACTTTCCGGATACAATCCTCTCCCCAAATTTCGAACTCGCCCACGAGCTCAGCTTGGGAGCCGTCGCCCTCGCTGTCCTAGGCCTTATCGAAGCAGCCTCCATAGCCCGGGCAGTCGCTTCCCAATCCGGCCAGCGACTCGACTTCAACCGCGAATTCATCGGCCAGGGCGCCGGCAATCTGGTCGGGTCCTTCTTCTCCTCCTTCGCCGGTTCGGGCTCCTTCACTCGCACCGCCGTCAACTTCAAGTCCGGGGCCGCCACCCGTATGGCCGCCGTCTTCTCCGCCCTTTGGACCGCCCTCACCATCCTGCTGCTCGCCGACGTAGCCAACTACATCCCCAAGGCCAGCCTCGCCGGCATCCTCATCGTTATCGCCTACACCATGATCGACAAGCAGCGCCTTGTGGTCACCTGGCGATCCACTCGCAACTCTCGCATCGTGCTCTTCGGCACCCTCGCCTCCACTCTCGTCCTCCCGCTCGAATACGCAATCATCGTCGGCGTATCCCTTTCCCTGATACTGCTACTCCGCACCACCGGAACCACCGACCTCACCCAACTCGTCTTCAACGAAGACTCCACCATCGACGAAGTCCCCTTCAACCGCGCCCCTGAAAGCGAGGTCGTCACTGTCAACATGGAAGGTGACCTCTACTTCGCCGCCGCCGAGGACCTCGACTACGAGCTGCTATCCTGCATCACCCCCAAGACCCGCGTGGTCATCCTGCGCATGAAACGCTTGCGCACCGTCGGCAGCACCGCCATGGCCATCCTCGAGCACTTCTGGCAAATTCTCAAGGAGCGCGATCTCAAGCTCGTCGTTTGCGGCATCGAAGAAGACCTCAAAAAAGTCATGACCGGCTCCGGCCTGCGCAACCGCATCGGCGAGCAAAACATCTTCTACGCAGACAACCGCCTCTTCCAATCAACCGAGCTCGCCCTCG comes from Pelagicoccus enzymogenes and encodes:
- a CDS encoding SulP family inorganic anion transporter, which translates into the protein MKAIHSRLERLPSQTKKYFSTHLKADAIAGLTVAVMGVPQAMAYAVIAELPPIYGLYTAMITCVVAALFGSSHHLVTGPTNAICMVILSLVAHLPEKYGLDRFEIVLLLTFMVGAIQLSLGLLRLGGIIKYVSHAVVIGFTAGAGILIAFNQIKNLIGIQFQERPEHFYQVIGATFQQIGNTNPYALAVGILTIALVIVVPRLNAKLPGAFIAVVVSGAFSYLLGWHEPSVGEWRVEIVKDLEPIQASFANMIHFPDTILSPNFELAHELSLGAVALAVLGLIEAASIARAVASQSGQRLDFNREFIGQGAGNLVGSFFSSFAGSGSFTRTAVNFKSGAATRMAAVFSALWTALTILLLADVANYIPKASLAGILIVIAYTMIDKQRLVVTWRSTRNSRIVLFGTLASTLVLPLEYAIIVGVSLSLILLLRTTGTTDLTQLVFNEDSTIDEVPFNRAPESEVVTVNMEGDLYFAAAEDLDYELLSCITPKTRVVILRMKRLRTVGSTAMAILEHFWQILKERDLKLVVCGIEEDLKKVMTGSGLRNRIGEQNIFYADNRLFQSTELALARARSMVEMERNRKLSDAPAPEAEPDKTITAKQLLTPRLLRFGNQHQLREATWLVSEMYKHIKTKAARKLFLQDREGKLYGGLNLWTLLKALGSSIKEDEATTLNEDVLSQQLRTNFHDPITDLCQTDLPRLTVDTPLHELVSQSIANQQLMLAILNESGQITGVVTQMDLLRGIGRLKGFNPEKELPKV